One region of Syntrophorhabdaceae bacterium genomic DNA includes:
- the tadA gene encoding tRNA adenosine(34) deaminase TadA produces MDDLHFMEMCLREAERAFTEEEVPVGAIIISPQKKVIARAHNMTIRSNRPTSHAEILAINMAADMLNNYRLTDCTLYVSMEPCIMCAGAIVEARIKRVVFGCFDEKGGAFGSVINVNTLPLNHKIDVQGGVLKEKSEAILKRFFQSRRKGEVPKWS; encoded by the coding sequence TTCATGGAGATGTGTCTGAGAGAGGCCGAGAGGGCCTTTACCGAGGAGGAGGTGCCGGTCGGAGCGATCATCATATCACCGCAGAAAAAGGTCATTGCCCGTGCGCATAACATGACGATCCGCTCCAACAGGCCGACCTCTCATGCGGAAATACTGGCCATCAATATGGCGGCGGACATGCTTAACAATTACCGTCTCACGGACTGCACCCTCTACGTTTCGATGGAACCCTGCATCATGTGTGCCGGAGCCATTGTTGAAGCGAGGATCAAGCGTGTTGTCTTCGGGTGTTTCGATGAGAAAGGGGGCGCCTTTGGTTCTGTCATTAATGTGAATACGCTGCCGCTTAACCACAAAATCGATGTGCAGGGCGGCGTTCTCAAAGAAAAATCTGAGGCCATCCTGAAGAGGTTTTTTCAGTCACGAAGAAAAGGAGAGGTACCGAAGTGGTCATAA